CAATTCGGTAAAAAGACTCAAGGCCCCGAAAACCAAAACAGGAACAAAGAGAATATATACATGAAGGGAGTGTCTTCTATGACTTCTTTCGGTGTGCGGGAATTCAACGTAGCCACGTTTGAAAATAAGATTATACAATACCGTACCAATACCCCCAATGGCGAATGAAAAGATGAGACTTTCAATATCGAAGCCTGTCTTTAACGCCAAATCAAAAAGGGACGGCGGATGCCAATATTCAGGAACGAACAAAGGTTCTGTAAGCCCGAAGGGCATCGTTATCCAACTCATTTTGAGCATTTCCTTCCTAGAATCCTTTTTCAGGAGGTAAACCAGGCCCCAAAGGGCAAGGAGGATAAGCGACCATATAAACCAAACGTATTGCATGGGAATCTTCTATTTGATATAATTATGTTCCAGATTCAACAGGTCTTCCCTGTCGCCGAACTGTTTATTGAATATTTAACTTAAGGAATACACGAAAGCCTACTGGACACGGTGCTCACTTTTTCCAAATAAGGTTTCCGTGAGACCCTTGTTATTTACCCAGTTCTTTGGCACTTTCTGCTAGCAGATTGTCAGGAAAAAACAACTTACCAGCGGTCAATGCAGTGCCATATCCTAAAGCCTCTTCTATCCACAAGCTTAGATTATCTCCTCTTAATTTGTGCGTTATAAAAGCCTGCAATGCATGCTCCAATGAGCCAACCTAGAATAAAGGTTTGTACGATGCCAAAGAGAGCCTCCAGTAGGGGGACATCCATTCTAATAATATTGGTCGTGTCCAGACCGTGCAATAGGCTATTGAAAAATATTATGCTCCCTTCTTGCCCTGCGGTAGCCATGACGACCATACAGCCCAGATAAATCAAGGCTCCTGTGAGACCGAAAGCAAAACCAAGTTTTTTTACGTTTAATCGATACATGATTGTTGTTTTTATGTTAATAGTTGTTCCAAATTCATTTGTGGAGTAAAGACCCTTTGTGCTAAACCAAAATTTTAATTAATGGTTCTTTTCCATACTTTTTTTGTACTCCATCTTATTGTGCATAGCTTTTTCCAATTCCTCATGCTCCAAAGTGTGGTCACAAAAGTTGTCGCTCAAAAGGCTGTCATTGGCAATGACCGGCATAAAATGATGGGTGGTCAATAGCATAAGGTCAGGGTATCCGGTAATCATATCGCTCAGTTTACCGGCGAGAATGGTATCGTTTGCCGCTGCTTTTACGAGTTCGTCTACCATCATGCCCGTGGCATGATCATTATCCATCATTTTGGTAATATACTTTTTGCCCAAATCGTGGTCTTCGACCATCAAGGTCAAGACTTCCTCTTGTTTTGAGGGGTCTTTAAGCATATCCTTTACAGCACTTTCCTGTTTTTGTGCACAGGCCGATAATGTGAAAACGGCCAATACAATTCCTATTGCTTTTTTGATTTCTGTTTTCATTTTGATTCATTTTAAGGGTTACTAGTTGCTGATACTTCCTAGTGTCATGTTAAAGTTGAAATGACACTATTCGGATTTTAGAATCCTTTTTGATTCTTCAAATTCCTCTTTTGTAATTTCCCCATTGGCAAATCTTTTTTTGAGAATTGCGAGAGGGTCTTCCTTCTTCGATTTTCGGTAAGGGATGTCGTATGGCACAAAGAAGATCCATATTAAGAGGATCAACCATATGATCCACCATACGAAGTGCATACCGCCCCAGTGTCCGTCAAAAAAATGCATAGTTTTAGATTTAAAGATTAATAGTTGTTAGTTGTTGGACTATTTGTCCGATCTTAAAAGATTCCTTGATTGCTCATATTCCTCCTTGGAAATCTCGCCCTTGGCAAACCGGATTTTGAGCGTTGTTACCGGATCGTCTTCATTGATTTCTGCATCAGATGTGCCAGACGGCGCAAAAAAAATCCAGCCTAAAGCCACGAACCAAATTGCCCACCAGATAAGGTGCATTCCCCAAAAAAATCCATCTCTGTAAAACATGTTCTTAATTTTATGGTTACTATTATTTTAAATGACCTCAGTAATGGTATAGCCCTCAAGTTTGTTGAGTTGCTTTTGCAAATCTTCTACCGAAAGTTTCTCTTTCATACTTATGATCGTCTTTCCTTTTGGGCTTAAAAAGATTTCCGTTTTCTCAATGTCCGGGTGCGCTTCCATGGTTTTTTTTACCCTTGCTATACATCCGCCACAGCTTAGTCCGTTTATTTGATATGTGTGTTTCATTGGTTTCTGCTTTTTTTAATGATGGCTATGGCCCTTATGTTCCTCATTGGTTTCAGATGCCAACGATTTGTCCTTACCATATTCGTGTTGCTTATAATTCTGTTCCGAATGGTTATGCCTACCGTGGCCATGTGCGCCATGCGGCATAAAGAGATGAAACACGAACATCAGGATGATAAAGCCAAAAAGTCCGTTATATCCCGTAATGCCCAATGCTGGGGCGAAAAAAATTAATAGTAACGGAAGTCCGCAACCGATAACCATCCATATCCAATGACCTTTCATGATTTCTATTTTTTAGTTTTAAATGTTATATACTTTAATGATGATCGCCATGACTTTGGCTTTTGCTCAATTCCAATTTGGCCTGTTCAATATTATCTACTCCTTTCTCGGCCATCATATCCATGCAAGACTCCATACAATCTTCGCTCATCATGCCTTTTTCATGCATCATTTTCATCATATTGCCCATCATCATTCCATCTTTCATCATGGATTGCATCATGTTATTCATTATCATACTATCTTTCATCATCATTTGCATACTCTGGCCTTTCATCATATTACCCATCATCTGTTGGTTGCCCTGCATCATCTGCATTGCATGGTCGTTCCCTTTCATATTGTCCATGAATTCGGTCATATAGCTGTGATTATTGGCAATTGCATCAAAGAGTGCCGTTCTCGTTTGTGAATTTTCGAGCATAGCATTAGAATCTGTTTTCTGGTTGCAACTGGATAGGATAACCATTGCGAATACCGAAATAATGATTGTTATTGTTTTCATAGTGTTATATTTTAATTATGATTTAATTGTTATCTTTTTTTGGAATTTTGCTCCCATAGCTAAGCATCTATTACTATGGGAGCATCTACCTCTAAACCTAATTTGCTGATTTAAGAAACTCTTCAATTTTTTTACTTTCATTTTCGGTAAGATTGGCCCTTACCCTCATATGGAGGCTAATGGTTTCCCAATCGGTATCGTTGTAATCTGCTGGAGATGGGGCAATATGACAGCGATTACAGGTCTCTCCCCAAAGCTGTGCACCTGATTTCTCTATCTTGAAATCATCAGCTGTATCCGCTACCGTTTCGGTGGGCACATCCGAATATTTTTTCTTGGTTGAAGAGCACGCAACCACCGTCAAACCCGTGATGGCCAGTAAGGCCAAGACTATCGATAATTTATATGTTGTTTTCATTTTTTTGCTTTTTATGATTCGATTAAAATCCTATGGCCCAATGCAGAAATAATCCATCTGTATTTGTGATTCCATTACCGTCATGGCCTCCTTCTGTTTCCGTGGTCTGGTAACTCAACTTGACTACAGAACGCCAGCTCAGCCAATAGTTGACGCCAAAGGCATACTGAACTGATTTTTCCTCCCATTCGGCACCCTCGGGAGCATTGAAATCTGAATATCTTCCAACAAACTCCAATTTCTTGACAAAGTCGTTGCTTGCCATGGTAGGCCTATAGCTCAATTGCCCATAAAAGGAATTACTTTGGTTATCAAAAGAGTATTCTTCTGCGATACCATCCTCCAGTTCTGTAAAAGTTGCCGTATCCACATTGGAATTATTGTATTGCGCCTTTACGTCAACTACGCCGCTTATTCCTGATATTTGTTTGACAAAGGAAAAATCCAAGGCATAGAGAAAGGCACCGATATCTTCATATTCTGAATCTTCTTCCCCCGTTCCACTAGTGGAATACGCTGAAAACCCTATTTCTGTGGAAGAATCAGAAAAAGGCAGCAAGCCGATTCGACCCCCATAAGCCTTGGCAAGATTGGTGTCCTCATAATTCTCGAATTGAAGCATCCCCGCTTCTTCAGGTTCCAAATTACCGTCCTTGAGACGTGGACCGTTTGTGGAGTATACCGAATAGTTCAAAGTAGGGCCTCCCAAATCAAATGCCCCTCTTAATTCTACCCCTATACCCGAGGAAGGTGCAATTCCGTCATGCCCATAGCCCAAAGGCGTATTGGGCAATCTGTTAATCCATGCAGGATGCAAGCGTTCCATAAAAGTGCCAAATGGTAAAAGAAATTTTCCGGCCCTAACGGTCATGTTTCTATTAAGTACATACATAACGTCCGCATATTCCAAACCGGTTTCCAGTTCGTTCCCTTCAAGAACAAACTCCAGTTCTGCCTCAAACATCAGCCTATCTGAATGTTTATAAAGAAATATTGGAGCAAAGGCCGCACCCAAAAATGTGGATTCTGTTTCATCCCCAGAATCCATATATTCAAATCCTGTATGCCCGTAACCACGCAGCATAAATTGGGTCTTGCTCGGTTCAAACGTGTTATAGGTCTGGGCGTATGAAGTTGTACCTAAGACCACTACTGTTAGAAAATATATTAGCTTTTTCATTGTTTCAAGGTTCTGATATAGTTAATCAATTCCCATCTTTTCTTTTCGGGAAGAGCGGTTTTATAGGAGGCCATGGGTGAGCGTCCTTCCTCTAGTTTCCAGAAAATTGCGCCGTCGGTCTGGGCTTGGAACTCGGCACTGGTCAAATTGGTCGGTAGCGGCTTTAATCCTGCGCCACCAACGCCATCACCTTTGCCCTTGGCTCCATGGCAGACCACACAGAGCATTCTGTACGTCCTTTTCCCGTTTGCCAATGCATCTGTGTCCCCCTTTAAGGGGTTGACAATCTTATCGGCACTTGCAGGGGCTACCCATTTTTCTTGGGCATGGCCATTGAACCCGAGAATTAACAAACCTGTGACCATTAATATGGTCCAAATACGTATGTCTCTTTTGTTTTTCATTTTATTGGTATTGAATTGTTAGTAAATCTATTTTTTGTTGGATGTTTACATCTGCATAATTTTCGTTCTTATCTATATAATTTCGTCAAGGAAGCTTCTTTCCCATACTTGGCTGTTTTTATAATCTGTCATGCTCAATCCAGTAACATTTTTAAACTGTCTGGATAAATGGTTCACGCTACTGTAATCGAGTAGATAGGCTATGTCCGAGAACGCATGCTGTTGCAACTGTATGAGCTCTTTGACCCTTTCGACCTTCAGTTTTATAAAGTACTTTTCAATGGTAATGTTCTCTTTTTTAGAGAAAATCTTGCTCAACATCTTATAATCCCGATGTAGTTCTGCTGCCAAATGTTCGGAAGTCTTTTCCTTAATATGTAAAGGAAGGTCTGTTACAAGTTCGATTAAGGTGATCTTGATATTCTCTACGATCATTTCCTCCTCGTTCTTGGCGATTTCAAATCCGTTGGAATGAAGCACCTCCGCTATTTTCAAATCGATTTTTTTATCAATTTCAGTAGTGATACGGACTGATAGTTTGCCCAGTTCAAGGGAAAGCACTTCTACACCGATTTCTTCAAGGTCCTGCTTTATGACCTTAAGGCACCGACTGCAGACCATATTCTTGATCCAGTATTCTCTCTGAGAATCCATACTTTAGGGTTTATTAAATGTTCTAATTGCTTGTGTCCATAAGGACTCATTATTATTTGGTATTTTGACCAATTGGAGCGAGTGTCGTTGGAATAAAGGGTACGACATTAGAGGGCAGAACGCGATGTCGGCCAACAAGAAGTACAGATTATTGGATCAATAATCTGTTTGAAAAAAAATCAAATAAGGAAAGTTTCATGAAGCACAAGAGTGTCCTTCTCTATCCATGGCGGATCATAATTTACAAAGGGAACGATGTTTTTATCTAGCCCTTCAAATCGATTTATATAGGTGTAAAAAAAGCTATGTAAGAAAACATAGTTTTCGATGCTGAATTCCGCGGTAACCTTTTTAACGTTGTCATCACCGGCCTTGCTAAATGTTTCATTCCTGCAACAATCCTCGGCTCCTACAGAACACTCCTTGGAAGGACTTTCGCTTTTTTGAACTTTATCATCACAAGATTTTGCCTTACCAAATACGGCAATATCCACTAATTTGTTACAACAGAAATGCATATCAGCGCTAAAGGATGTGGTCGCAAAAAGTATTGCGAACGTCAAACCGATGGATACTATTTTACGTAAAAAGCGCTTCATACTCTAAAATTAGCAAAAAACCGTTTGGGTTTTAAAATTACCTGTCAATTTAAAAAATATATAATAATCTCATTTTTATATAGTTACACTCAATTTAAATGACATTATTTTTCAAAAGTAACGTAAGTGATCAAACACAAACATGACGATCGTCATGTTTGTAAAAAAAGTTGAATGTAGCAACTCGAATAAAAGCTATTCTTGTTCTTTACTAAACACAATCAGCATAGTACTAAAAAAAATTGTTGACGCTTGCGGGTATAGGACAGTATAAATCGGATGCGTTCAAACACTCAATTAGACCCCCTTGTAGAGAAATTATTGATTTTACTATCTTCTATAATATGCGCTGAAGACTACATATTTGTTCTTTGCATACGATTTTTTAGCAAAAGACGTTTATTTTTAAAAAGTCTTTGTTATGGAAAGAAAACAATTTTTACGAAGTTTGGGTGCCGGTGCCGCGTTTGCCATTGTTTTTCCGTGTGTTCAAGGCTGTTCCAAAGATGGTAACGGAGACGTTTCCCCAGAGGATATGAGACCGATACCTACCGGAATCGATTTTACGATAGACCTTAGCTCCAACGAGGGTAATGGCTTACAGAACAACGGCGATTATATTTTGAAGGACTATGTGGTCGTAGTTAAAAATTTAGAAGGTAATTTTGTGGCGGCCAGTCAGATATGCAGCCATCAACAGACCGAGGAAGTTAGGTTTGTGGAGAACGACGGCGGTATTTACTATTGTTCTACCCATGGCGCACGCTTTGACCAAACCGGAAAGCCCTTAAACAGTATTACGAGCAACCCTTTAAAAATATTCCAGACTGAACTTACGGGAAACCTACTTCGGGTCTTTGAATGAATTAGACTGAGCTAAGGTTTGGGTATCGTTTTGATTTTCACATTTTTCAATTGAATGAGTGAGAGTTCTTCCAGTTGGTCATTTTCAAAAGCCTTCTCGATTTCATCAAAATCAATGCCGTCTTTTATTTTAGGTTGTAGGTTACGGTAATCCTGTATTACGACCCCATTAACGTTGCGCTGGTTGTATGCTTCCCGAAACCGCATTCCCCCTTTGCCGGTAAAGTATTTGTAAGCCAGATAATCCATACTATAATCCTCAACATCGAACCAATAGAGGAACACATCCTCAAAATCATCGCCACCGCCCTCTTGTTTGAAAGTAATACGGATTTTATAGTACTCCTTACCTTTTATCAAGCTTCTACCTTGGTCTTCTACAATGACCGCGGGGTCTTTGAGCCATAATGGAAGAAATGCAAAATACATCACTGAATTTACCGAATTGGTATAGGCTTTCTCTCTTTTTTCGGTAAGGCTTATCAAGGTATCGGCCACATAGCGGACCAGCCCCTTATTGGTATAGACATCCCGTATTTCCGTGCCATCGCCTTTCTTGCCGATTCTTGTGTATTCAAATCGCCCTTGGTTTCTTTTGTATGTATACTGATAATCCCTAAAATCAAATGAAGCCTTTGCATTTTTCAATTTTTCGGTTCCCGAAACCGCTATGGCCTTATCGATGATATCTTGTTGCGCAAAGGAAAGACTAAAAGATAGTATGGATATGATTATTGGAATCGAAAAAAAGAATGGTTTGTTGCTTACTTGTTTCATATAGTTCTTGATCGGTCCAGTTGTTTTTTGGTAATTCATTTTATTTCTTGTTTGTTGGTATTCCCTTATTCTATTCATCAATAGCTTTGGTCTCCGTCTGTAAAAAGTCCGGTGCCAAGAACTGTATCTGTTCCCGTATTTTTTTTGCCTTATCTTCTTCCCCGGTACTGACATATCGCAAATAACGATGGTAAAGCGCCCCCACTTTTACAAATCGAATTTCTTCCTCTGCCAAGTTGGAAAGATAGGGGTCTTTCCCAGCAGGAAGATTAGTATTTAATAAGGTCAACAAATCATCCAACTCCTTGCCTGTAATATAGCTTGCACTGCCCGAATTGGCTTGTTGCGATAGAATAGGTGCCTTAAATTCAACAGACCTTCTGTCATCGGTATTCAGTTCAACACCCGACAACCGATTTCTAATGGCCTCCAAGTTACCTAGATAAAAAAGACCGGCCATGTGGTTGTTTTCCGGGTCAATTTGCTTACCCACTACATGGACAATATTTTTGCGTAAGGTATTATCGTTAAGCTGTGAGCCTGCTTCCTGGCCAACGAGTACGATACTGGCCCGGTCCGTGGAAAAATCGGCCCGCCAGAGTGTCACTTGTGGATAAACGGCTGCAAATGTAGCGGCAATGGTATTGAAGTTCTCAGGTGTAAGCTGGTATAGCGGTAACCATTGCGCAAAGATGCCACCGGGCGATAATCGCTTTTTAACTTGTTCAAAATGCTCAAGGGTGTAAAGACTTCCCGTACCCGCATGCCACGGGGTAAAAAGGTCTCCGATAATAACGTCGAATTTCTTATTGGCGCCCAGAAGAAAGTTTCTGGCATCGTCAGCTACGATATGCGCCCGTTTATCTTTGAAAAGTCCATTGGTCCAAGGTGAAAAATAACGTTTTGCCGCAGTAACCACGTTGGACACCAGTTCAACGGCTACTACATTTTCTACATCATGATTAAACGCGGCACCTGCCGTGATGCCGGTACCCAGTCCCAAAAACGCCACATTTTTAGGTGCTGAATGTATCATAAGCGGAACATGGGCCTGCATTTGCTCGACCAAAAACGATTTCGAATCCCCGAGCACATAAAAATTATCTAATCGCATCTCTAAATTTCCCGCCAATTGTATTATAGAGACGACACCGTCGCTTGATTGCCAATAATCCAGTACTTTTTCTCCTGTTTTCAATTGTACAAGAGGTGGGTTTTTCAACACGAATATTCCGAAAATCAATGCAACTGGTAATAAAAGTTGAATAATTTTCTTTTTTCCGGATGCTGGGAAAACAATCAATAGAGCTAAGATGCCATACAGAACAGCAATGATTTTTATACTATTCCAGAGGCCGACCAAATCAAATAGAACAAAACCTGCCACTACCGGTCCCACAAAGCCGCCCAACGAATTGTAGAGTACTAATTTGCCCGCGATTATCCCAGATGGCATATGGATTGTAGGGGCCGCTTTCAACAGAAAGGGAAACACGGCACCTAAAATAATAGTTGGAGGCATAATTACTATTAGGCTTAGTTTAAAGACGGACCATATATATGTAAGCCAAGATGCGTTCACTGCAAGGTACTCAAGTCCGTTTGTCACAGTACTGAATACCGTTGGAGATATTCCTATCAAAATTGCGGCCGAGGCCAACAATAAGATCAAAAATTTTGTTGACGGCGCCCTTAGCCTTACCAGCACATGGGATAAAATACCGCCAAGCCCTAGGGATAAAAGGAACACTACCAATATTGCAGCGAACGAATAGACCGAATTTTGTAAAACTTGGGCTAACATTTTAGTCCATAAGGTTTCGGCCGCTAGTGCCAAGGCCCCGGAAAAAAAGGCGACCGTGATGAATTGGCCATAACCCAATTCGGATGTAGCGTAAGTGGATTTTTCGTGCTTTTCAGGCCAATCGAAGGCTTCAAGAGCAGCTGGGTGGGGAGTCTTATAAAAGCGGTCGATAACAAGCGCCAGAACCCCTACGGAAAGAGCCAGGGCCATGGCAAAGCCATAGGTTGCACTGACCCCGTACCTAGCTAACAAATAAAACGCGGCAGCAAAAGCACCTAGAGCGGCCCCTAAGGTATTTACGGCATACAAAATCGTTCCACGTCTTGAAAGGTCAATTCGATTTTTCCCGATGTACTGTGCCAAAACGGGAAAGGTGCCTCCCATTAAAAATGAAGGAAAAAAAAGTAATGAAATACCAAATACAAACTTGATGACTAAGAGAACGCTTCTTGAAACCCCTAAAAAAGATACGATATCAGAATAGTACTTTTCGTAGAAATGGAGGCCAGGAACCAACAAGAGTGCCGTTACGGCAATACCTAGCTCCATAAAGCCATATAAGCGAAGTGGACGTTTAAAACGGGCGGAAGCCTTGCCAAAAAACCGTCCCCCAAGGGCCAATCCGAGAAAAAAAGCGGATAATGTTGCAGCTGTTGCATACGCCGCATTCCCGAAAACAAGTCCCAGCCGGTACATCCAAATCACTTGGAATATAAGGCCAGCGGTGCCGGACAACAAAAACAAGGCACATAAGAAAATGAAGCTTCCAGAACGTTCAAATTTTGGAATCGCTAACAGGTTTTTCATAAAAAATGTAATTGACAACTTTGCCTTCAGCAAACTTAAAAAGAAAAGAGGCCCTAAAAAGCCTCCTCTCTTTTTTGTATGACATTTTCAAATATTTTCAATCCAAACAGCCAACATAATTGGGGTTGTTCGATTCTGACTGTGGGACTAGAAATTTAAGATTGGGATTATATTCCCCTCCCTTGAAATAAGGCCCCCATGGAAACACACTTGAGGGCATCATATCATAAACATCCACAAGTCTTCTTAGGTCTCCCAGTCGATGACCTGTACTGAACAACCAAAAGGCACGTTCTGAAAAATGGGCCAGCAACAGGTCTTCGCCACTAATTCCTGAGAGGTCTAACTCTGATAGACCCATTGCGGCCCTAAGTTCATTATGTATATTCTCGACGGTTTGGGCATCATCTGCACTAGCGGCCGCCTCGGCTTCGATCAACCTTGCTTCTATTCCTGAGGCCAAGGCCACGGGTACACTGGAGGAATTGAATTTGAGTTGGTTGTAATACAGGGTAATATCATCTTGTCCAAATTCCGTGCCCCCGTCCCAAGGTGTCCGGGGATCCATAGCGGAGCGGTACATTAGACCATTGCCGCCTTTGCCATCTGCTATAGAAAACTGACGGCGAACAGTGGTCATTATATAAATACCGTTCTCTTGTCTACGACTGTTGTCTGATTGTTCAATATTGTAAACAAAATCTGATGGAACAGCAGATACTTCGCCAGCCGCGGCATCAATTTGTCCTAGGCCCAAAAGGGAGCGGGCCTTGCCTAACCGCCCCAGGTTGGCCAATTTATCGTTGCTGCCGGCGTTGGTGATGGCTTGATCAAACCATTCGACCGCAGCATTAAACATTTGCTCAGTAGTCAAAGGCTCGCCATAGATCAATTCACCTCCGTCGGCAGGTGCCTTGCTAAAGGGAACCCCACCGCAAAAGGTTTCTGCGAACATGACATAGGCATACCCAACGATACTTTGCATCTCGCTTTCCACTTCTGGATTTCCGCCGAAATTGGCAAGAAGGTCTATAGTAGTTTCGGCCCCGGTTCGTGATCTGTGCAGGTTACCATAAATTGTATTTATGTCACCGTTAATATCTTGAAGGTTTCGGGTATCAGCCTCACGTCTAGTGGGGAAGGTTCCAGAATAACTATACTCATCAGCCATAAGGCCGCTCATAACGATTAGGCCCGTGGTAGCCCCATGGCCTGCTGCGGAACCGCTCATGGCCACGGCAAGATCTCCCAAAGAACCCGCGCGCAGGGTTTGTATACCGGCTTCGCTATTAAGCGATTCCGGTGTAACAATATCAGGATCTGTAACTTCTACCACCGAATCGCAAGATATACTCAACGATGTAAGTACAACCAAAACAACGACATTAAAGATCAATCTGGAATAGTTGTTTTTTATTTTCAGTAATGTTCTCATTTTCTTAGATTTTTTAATGTTAAAAAGATAGGTTTAGCCTTGCTTTCCAAGAACGCACGGGTGGTTGACTGAGAAATTCCTCAGTAGTAAAATTGGCTTGCCCCTCAGAACTTATTTCGGGATCAAGTCCCGTGTAGTCGGTCCATACACCCAAGTTTTGCCCGGAAAGCGTCAGGCTTATACGGTCAAAACCAAGTTGACTCGAAAAGGTGACAGGCGCATTATAGGTCAACGAAATTTCACGAAGCCTCCAAAACGAAGCATCTTCAATATAACCAGCATTAGTGCCCAAAAATTTTGATGCAACGGCCCTTGCCTGATCGGCAAGCGAGGCATTGGGATCGTTCAGTTCTTGGTTGTTACTATTCCCGTTTCGCCAAGAACCGGTGTTGTTATAAAGTTTTTGACCACCCCTGTAGT
This window of the Maribacter cobaltidurans genome carries:
- a CDS encoding lycopene cyclase domain-containing protein, with product MQYVWFIWSLILLALWGLVYLLKKDSRKEMLKMSWITMPFGLTEPLFVPEYWHPPSLFDLALKTGFDIESLIFSFAIGGIGTVLYNLIFKRGYVEFPHTERSHRRHSLHVYILFVPVLVFGALSLFTELNHIYCGILAMFMGGLATLYCRPDLIEKIWIGGLLFTVLYFIYFGSILPFYPDYVELYWNLENLTHILVIGIPVEELLFAFTFGMYWSGLYEHLYWKKLMKPIIIN
- a CDS encoding DUF5676 family membrane protein, which encodes MYRLNVKKLGFAFGLTGALIYLGCMVVMATAGQEGSIIFFNSLLHGLDTTNIIRMDVPLLEALFGIVQTFILGWLIGACIAGFYNAQIKRR
- a CDS encoding SHOCT domain-containing protein; its protein translation is MHFFDGHWGGMHFVWWIIWLILLIWIFFVPYDIPYRKSKKEDPLAILKKRFANGEITKEEFEESKRILKSE
- a CDS encoding SHOCT domain-containing protein, translating into MFYRDGFFWGMHLIWWAIWFVALGWIFFAPSGTSDAEINEDDPVTTLKIRFAKGEISKEEYEQSRNLLRSDK
- a CDS encoding heavy-metal-associated domain-containing protein; translation: MKHTYQINGLSCGGCIARVKKTMEAHPDIEKTEIFLSPKGKTIISMKEKLSVEDLQKQLNKLEGYTITEVI
- a CDS encoding porin family protein — protein: MKKLIYFLTVVVLGTTSYAQTYNTFEPSKTQFMLRGYGHTGFEYMDSGDETESTFLGAAFAPIFLYKHSDRLMFEAELEFVLEGNELETGLEYADVMYVLNRNMTVRAGKFLLPFGTFMERLHPAWINRLPNTPLGYGHDGIAPSSGIGVELRGAFDLGGPTLNYSVYSTNGPRLKDGNLEPEEAGMLQFENYEDTNLAKAYGGRIGLLPFSDSSTEIGFSAYSTSGTGEEDSEYEDIGAFLYALDFSFVKQISGISGVVDVKAQYNNSNVDTATFTELEDGIAEEYSFDNQSNSFYGQLSYRPTMASNDFVKKLEFVGRYSDFNAPEGAEWEEKSVQYAFGVNYWLSWRSVVKLSYQTTETEGGHDGNGITNTDGLFLHWAIGF
- a CDS encoding c-type cytochrome is translated as MKNKRDIRIWTILMVTGLLILGFNGHAQEKWVAPASADKIVNPLKGDTDALANGKRTYRMLCVVCHGAKGKGDGVGGAGLKPLPTNLTSAEFQAQTDGAIFWKLEEGRSPMASYKTALPEKKRWELINYIRTLKQ
- a CDS encoding helix-turn-helix domain-containing protein; the protein is MDSQREYWIKNMVCSRCLKVIKQDLEEIGVEVLSLELGKLSVRITTEIDKKIDLKIAEVLHSNGFEIAKNEEEMIVENIKITLIELVTDLPLHIKEKTSEHLAAELHRDYKMLSKIFSKKENITIEKYFIKLKVERVKELIQLQQHAFSDIAYLLDYSSVNHLSRQFKNVTGLSMTDYKNSQVWERSFLDEII
- a CDS encoding HYC_CC_PP family protein yields the protein MKRFLRKIVSIGLTFAILFATTSFSADMHFCCNKLVDIAVFGKAKSCDDKVQKSESPSKECSVGAEDCCRNETFSKAGDDNVKKVTAEFSIENYVFLHSFFYTYINRFEGLDKNIVPFVNYDPPWIEKDTLVLHETFLI
- a CDS encoding QcrA and Rieske domain-containing protein, with product MERKQFLRSLGAGAAFAIVFPCVQGCSKDGNGDVSPEDMRPIPTGIDFTIDLSSNEGNGLQNNGDYILKDYVVVVKNLEGNFVAASQICSHQQTEEVRFVENDGGIYYCSTHGARFDQTGKPLNSITSNPLKIFQTELTGNLLRVFE
- a CDS encoding DUF6503 family protein codes for the protein MNYQKTTGPIKNYMKQVSNKPFFFSIPIIISILSFSLSFAQQDIIDKAIAVSGTEKLKNAKASFDFRDYQYTYKRNQGRFEYTRIGKKGDGTEIRDVYTNKGLVRYVADTLISLTEKREKAYTNSVNSVMYFAFLPLWLKDPAVIVEDQGRSLIKGKEYYKIRITFKQEGGGDDFEDVFLYWFDVEDYSMDYLAYKYFTGKGGMRFREAYNQRNVNGVVIQDYRNLQPKIKDGIDFDEIEKAFENDQLEELSLIQLKNVKIKTIPKP
- a CDS encoding spermidine synthase; this encodes MKNLLAIPKFERSGSFIFLCALFLLSGTAGLIFQVIWMYRLGLVFGNAAYATAATLSAFFLGLALGGRFFGKASARFKRPLRLYGFMELGIAVTALLLVPGLHFYEKYYSDIVSFLGVSRSVLLVIKFVFGISLLFFPSFLMGGTFPVLAQYIGKNRIDLSRRGTILYAVNTLGAALGAFAAAFYLLARYGVSATYGFAMALALSVGVLALVIDRFYKTPHPAALEAFDWPEKHEKSTYATSELGYGQFITVAFFSGALALAAETLWTKMLAQVLQNSVYSFAAILVVFLLSLGLGGILSHVLVRLRAPSTKFLILLLASAAILIGISPTVFSTVTNGLEYLAVNASWLTYIWSVFKLSLIVIMPPTIILGAVFPFLLKAAPTIHMPSGIIAGKLVLYNSLGGFVGPVVAGFVLFDLVGLWNSIKIIAVLYGILALLIVFPASGKKKIIQLLLPVALIFGIFVLKNPPLVQLKTGEKVLDYWQSSDGVVSIIQLAGNLEMRLDNFYVLGDSKSFLVEQMQAHVPLMIHSAPKNVAFLGLGTGITAGAAFNHDVENVVAVELVSNVVTAAKRYFSPWTNGLFKDKRAHIVADDARNFLLGANKKFDVIIGDLFTPWHAGTGSLYTLEHFEQVKKRLSPGGIFAQWLPLYQLTPENFNTIAATFAAVYPQVTLWRADFSTDRASIVLVGQEAGSQLNDNTLRKNIVHVVGKQIDPENNHMAGLFYLGNLEAIRNRLSGVELNTDDRRSVEFKAPILSQQANSGSASYITGKELDDLLTLLNTNLPAGKDPYLSNLAEEEIRFVKVGALYHRYLRYVSTGEEDKAKKIREQIQFLAPDFLQTETKAIDE